A genomic window from Rhodococcus sp. KBS0724 includes:
- a CDS encoding TerD family protein, with translation MGVSLTKGGNVSLTKEAPNLTAVVVGLGWDARSTTGAAFDLDASAIGAGADKKVVSDQHFIFFNNLRSPDGSIEHKGDNTDGEGEGDDEQIDVNLAAVPANIESVVFPVSIYDAEARSQSFGQVRNAYIRVVDKSNGNELARYDLSEDASTETAMVFGELYRNGAEWKFRAIGQGYASGLAGIARDYGVNV, from the coding sequence ATGGGCGTCAGCTTGACCAAAGGCGGCAATGTCTCTCTCACGAAGGAGGCCCCGAACCTGACCGCAGTGGTCGTCGGCCTGGGCTGGGACGCACGTTCCACCACCGGCGCAGCCTTCGACCTCGACGCCAGCGCAATCGGCGCAGGTGCAGACAAGAAGGTCGTCTCCGACCAGCACTTCATCTTCTTCAACAACCTGCGTTCGCCCGACGGCTCGATCGAGCACAAGGGTGACAACACCGACGGTGAAGGCGAAGGCGACGACGAGCAGATCGACGTGAACCTCGCTGCTGTCCCGGCCAACATCGAGAGCGTCGTCTTCCCCGTCTCGATCTACGACGCAGAAGCACGCTCGCAGTCCTTCGGCCAGGTCCGCAACGCGTACATCCGCGTCGTCGACAAGTCCAACGGCAACGAGCTTGCCCGCTACGACCTGTCCGAGGACGCTTCCACCGAGACCGCAATGGTCTTCGGCGAGCTGTACCGCAACGGCGCCGAGTGGAAGTTCCGCGCTATCGGCCAGGGCTACGCCTCGGGCCTCGCGGGCATCGCACGCGACTACGGCGTCAACGTCTAA
- a CDS encoding HpcH/HpaI aldolase/citrate lyase family protein, translated as MQHFQHLEDDVREQLFLHVPRTFSDSDERDLLAIALGATLYVPATRASLAELVEKRAAEGVSSMVLDLEDAVADDEVEAARANAVSALDKIAATDAVGMLLFVRVREVSDIADIARSLTIGRDALTGFVIPKFGSESGESFLDAVADASAALGKHLYAMPVLESPELVHRDTRDHELRSVQEILTRHRDRILAVRIGATDMCSTFGIRRDRDLTIYDVRVVVDVIADIVNYLGRADGSGFVITGPVWEYFADHERMFRPMLRATPFEEHDAVRFRQHLVSRDLDGLLREIALDRANGIQGKTVIHPSHVAAVNALSAVTHEEYHDALDILGVEVGGVQASGYRNKMNEMKPHRNWARQTALRAHVFGVTNKGITFVELLTALVDR; from the coding sequence ATGCAGCACTTTCAACACCTCGAGGATGACGTGCGGGAACAACTGTTCCTGCACGTTCCCCGGACCTTCAGCGATTCCGACGAGCGAGATCTGCTGGCGATCGCATTGGGTGCGACTCTGTACGTTCCCGCCACGCGGGCAAGTTTGGCCGAACTCGTGGAAAAGCGTGCTGCCGAGGGTGTCAGTTCGATGGTTCTCGATCTCGAGGACGCAGTCGCAGACGACGAGGTGGAAGCAGCGCGGGCCAACGCAGTGTCCGCGCTCGACAAGATCGCGGCGACGGATGCGGTCGGCATGTTGCTCTTCGTCCGGGTCCGTGAAGTCTCCGACATCGCGGACATTGCCCGATCGCTGACGATTGGGCGGGATGCGCTGACGGGGTTTGTGATCCCCAAGTTCGGGAGCGAATCCGGTGAGTCGTTCCTCGACGCGGTAGCCGACGCATCCGCAGCGCTCGGAAAGCACCTGTACGCCATGCCGGTGCTCGAGTCGCCGGAATTGGTGCACCGTGATACCCGCGATCATGAATTGCGCAGTGTCCAGGAGATTCTGACTCGCCATCGGGATCGCATTCTTGCGGTTCGTATCGGTGCCACTGACATGTGCAGCACGTTCGGCATCCGCCGCGACCGCGACTTGACGATCTACGACGTGCGCGTGGTTGTCGATGTCATCGCCGACATCGTCAATTACCTTGGCCGAGCCGATGGTTCGGGCTTTGTCATCACCGGACCGGTGTGGGAGTACTTCGCGGATCACGAGCGTATGTTCCGCCCGATGCTGCGTGCGACGCCGTTCGAGGAGCATGACGCGGTGAGATTCCGCCAGCACCTGGTGAGCCGTGACCTGGACGGTCTGTTGCGGGAAATCGCGTTGGACCGGGCCAATGGCATTCAAGGTAAGACGGTTATTCACCCGTCGCACGTTGCCGCGGTCAACGCATTGTCCGCAGTCACGCATGAGGAGTACCACGACGCTCTCGACATCCTGGGTGTCGAGGTAGGCGGAGTACAGGCGTCCGGCTACCGGAACAAGATGAACGAGATGAAGCCGCACCGTAACTGGGCTCGGCAGACTGCGCTGCGCGCACACGTCTTCGGGGTGACCAACAAAGGGATCACGTTTGTCGAACTGCTGACGGCGTTGGTCGATCGATGA
- a CDS encoding phosphoribosyltransferase family protein produces MTSSVGSIPWATEEFGLDLVHGDSAVGRTVPELVIPGLRRNPRRAHLLVSTVLGKHIPTQPSVVIGAAEDLGDLVRERLGVGVDVVVLGFAETATGLGHCVAARLHAHCYLHSTRRDVPGATTLAGFEEGHSHATSHLMQPTSAELFENNLPLVLVDDEISTGATAIDAIRALHSQCPRERYVVASLVDMRTDEHRAASADAAAELGVAIDYVSLASGSTVLPFGLTERVTALDAPTLNIVGTDRGSVTAVDLPWPPAVPDGGRHGFLDVDSADFDNAVETAVTVLDSTVAPDRALIVVGHEELMYLPLRIASGLERGGRQVRYQTTTRSPAYVMDHAGYPLRRGFTFVAPESGENEPRFLYNAQWPDAAVDALVVLIVDEPADTDRLTAPDGVVEALRNAGTDVVVATVRGANPSTLRDSREGEGK; encoded by the coding sequence ATGACCAGCAGTGTGGGGTCGATTCCCTGGGCCACAGAAGAATTCGGATTGGATCTTGTTCACGGCGACTCTGCCGTCGGACGGACGGTGCCGGAGTTGGTGATTCCCGGACTGCGCCGCAACCCGCGCCGGGCGCACCTGTTGGTGTCGACGGTACTCGGTAAACACATTCCGACGCAGCCGTCGGTCGTCATCGGGGCCGCCGAGGATCTGGGTGACCTGGTGCGCGAGCGACTGGGCGTTGGCGTCGATGTCGTGGTACTCGGATTTGCCGAAACTGCAACAGGTTTGGGTCATTGTGTTGCTGCCCGCCTGCATGCCCACTGCTACCTGCATTCGACGCGCCGCGACGTACCAGGGGCTACCACCCTGGCCGGGTTCGAGGAGGGGCACTCGCATGCGACGAGCCACCTGATGCAACCGACGTCGGCGGAACTGTTCGAGAACAATTTGCCTTTGGTATTGGTGGACGACGAAATATCGACCGGTGCAACAGCTATCGATGCGATCCGCGCACTACACAGCCAGTGTCCGCGCGAGCGGTACGTCGTGGCCTCGTTGGTGGACATGAGGACCGATGAACATCGCGCAGCCAGTGCGGATGCCGCAGCGGAACTGGGTGTGGCTATCGACTACGTCAGTCTCGCGTCCGGTTCCACGGTCCTACCGTTCGGGCTGACGGAACGAGTGACGGCACTGGATGCTCCCACTCTCAATATTGTCGGTACCGATCGAGGTTCGGTTACCGCTGTGGACCTGCCGTGGCCGCCGGCAGTGCCGGACGGCGGCCGGCACGGATTCCTCGACGTGGATTCGGCAGATTTCGACAACGCCGTCGAAACCGCTGTCACGGTTCTTGATTCGACGGTGGCGCCAGACCGTGCACTGATCGTGGTCGGTCACGAAGAGTTGATGTATCTCCCTCTCCGCATTGCGAGCGGTCTCGAACGTGGCGGCCGCCAGGTGCGGTACCAGACGACAACGCGATCTCCCGCGTACGTCATGGATCACGCGGGCTACCCACTGCGTCGTGGATTCACCTTTGTCGCACCGGAATCGGGCGAGAACGAGCCGCGCTTCCTCTACAACGCCCAGTGGCCGGACGCAGCCGTCGACGCACTTGTCGTCCTGATCGTGGATGAACCTGCCGACACCGATCGTCTGACGGCGCCCGACGGTGTTGTCGAGGCCTTGAGAAATGCCGGGACCGATGTTGTCGTGGCAACGGTGCGCGGCGCAAACCCGTCGACGTTGCGGGATTCGAGAGAAGGTGAAGGCAAATGA
- a CDS encoding cysteine protease StiP family protein, with amino-acid sequence MTTPLVGPEFGSYAPDEVTWLLKDLSHADLEADVALREKRIQSGEAHYAESLPIEYQPDAAYRELFENVLSESAPRLARAVGTVTDLVLAERGSDVVLVSLARAGTPVGILMRRWAQHVHGLTLPHYAVSIVRGKGIDSVALDYLARHHDASNIVFVDGWTGKGAIARELEAALAEYHAGGGAEFNPDLAVLADPGYCVRTYGTRDDFLIASACLNSTVSGLVSRTVLNDTLIGPGDFHGAKFYADLADVDVSNRLLDVVSAEFDGVRSDVADSLAAVRASDRTPTWAGWESVEKVQAEYGISTVNFVKPGVGETTRVLLRRLPWKVLVRESGAPEHAHIRLLAEARGVPVEEVPDLAYSCVGLIKDIT; translated from the coding sequence ATGACGACGCCTCTAGTCGGACCCGAGTTCGGTTCGTATGCACCCGACGAAGTGACGTGGTTGCTCAAGGATCTGTCGCATGCAGACCTCGAAGCAGATGTTGCGCTGCGGGAGAAGCGTATTCAGTCGGGTGAAGCGCATTATGCCGAATCCCTTCCGATCGAGTACCAACCCGATGCGGCGTATCGCGAACTGTTCGAAAACGTGTTGTCGGAGAGTGCGCCCCGACTGGCGCGTGCTGTCGGAACAGTGACAGACCTGGTGCTGGCCGAGCGCGGATCCGACGTCGTCCTGGTGTCGCTGGCCCGCGCGGGCACTCCGGTCGGAATCTTGATGCGACGGTGGGCGCAGCACGTCCACGGATTGACCTTGCCGCACTACGCCGTGTCAATCGTGCGGGGTAAAGGCATCGATTCCGTCGCGCTCGATTATCTTGCGCGCCATCATGATGCGTCGAACATCGTCTTTGTCGACGGCTGGACGGGCAAGGGTGCCATCGCCCGGGAACTCGAGGCCGCGCTCGCTGAATACCACGCCGGCGGCGGCGCCGAATTCAATCCGGACCTGGCTGTTCTTGCCGATCCCGGATATTGCGTTCGGACCTACGGCACCCGAGACGACTTCCTGATCGCGTCGGCCTGCCTCAATTCGACGGTGTCCGGTCTGGTCTCACGGACGGTTCTCAACGACACTCTCATCGGTCCCGGAGACTTTCACGGTGCGAAGTTCTACGCGGACCTGGCCGATGTCGATGTGTCCAACCGTCTACTCGACGTTGTCTCGGCCGAGTTCGACGGCGTGCGGAGCGACGTCGCGGATTCGCTTGCCGCTGTGCGGGCTTCGGATCGAACACCGACGTGGGCCGGATGGGAATCCGTGGAGAAGGTGCAGGCGGAATACGGGATTTCGACCGTGAACTTCGTGAAACCGGGCGTAGGCGAGACCACCCGCGTGCTGCTGCGTCGACTGCCGTGGAAGGTGCTCGTTCGCGAGAGTGGAGCGCCGGAACACGCGCACATCCGTCTGCTGGCCGAAGCTCGCGGTGTTCCGGTCGAGGAAGTGCCCGATCTTGCGTACTCCTGCGTCGGATTGATCAAGGACATCACATGA
- a CDS encoding HAD family hydrolase gives MSASPVLVATDLDRTMIYSKNAIGGDPSGTDLTSPQQHVCVEYYNGGPLSHMSTETIDQLVALSRTTPVIPTTTRTIAQFQRIDLPGAPWKYAITSNGGNILVDGKPDLLWRSEIDRSTHSGGVELAHVHSELETRIDVSWVSSMRVADELFPYLVVDLSTIPADFEAGWSDWCTARGWNVSRQGRKIYTMPNAVSKSRALAEVRRRLVDAGELTPDATVLSAGDGALDADMLEYADFAIRPRHGELEELNWQRPTVTVTEGSGIAASAEIVRWFSAHVAAMTVGTPHSPSSSLK, from the coding sequence ATGAGTGCGTCACCGGTTCTGGTCGCGACCGATCTGGATCGCACGATGATCTATTCGAAAAACGCGATCGGTGGGGACCCAAGCGGCACCGACCTGACCTCGCCGCAGCAACACGTGTGCGTCGAGTATTACAACGGTGGCCCGCTGTCCCACATGAGCACCGAAACCATCGATCAACTCGTAGCACTCAGTCGAACCACGCCGGTGATTCCCACGACCACCCGAACCATCGCGCAGTTTCAGCGCATCGACCTACCCGGCGCTCCGTGGAAATACGCGATCACGAGCAACGGCGGCAACATTCTGGTGGACGGAAAGCCCGATCTCCTGTGGCGCAGCGAGATCGACCGATCGACCCACAGTGGCGGAGTGGAGCTGGCGCATGTTCACAGTGAACTCGAAACCCGCATCGACGTCAGCTGGGTCAGTTCCATGCGGGTGGCCGACGAGTTGTTTCCGTACTTGGTAGTGGACTTGTCGACCATCCCGGCCGATTTCGAAGCGGGCTGGAGCGACTGGTGCACCGCACGCGGGTGGAACGTCTCGCGCCAGGGCCGGAAGATCTACACGATGCCGAACGCGGTCTCGAAATCCCGCGCCCTCGCGGAAGTGCGTCGACGCCTCGTCGACGCGGGCGAACTCACGCCGGACGCCACGGTCCTGTCGGCCGGAGACGGCGCGCTCGACGCGGACATGCTCGAATATGCGGACTTCGCGATCCGGCCCAGGCACGGTGAGCTGGAAGAACTCAACTGGCAACGGCCGACCGTTACTGTGACAGAAGGATCCGGTATCGCGGCGAGTGCGGAGATTGTGCGTTGGTTCTCCGCCCACGTTGCTGCGATGACGGTCGGAACACCGCACAGTCCGAGCAGCTCTCTTAAGTAA
- a CDS encoding TerD family protein: protein MSVSLAKGQNGPLDVPEVIVSVQLAAAADLSALLVAGNGKVRSDADFVFFNQPTGPGVQLVPNPGGIASLKVSLAGVPADIEQVRAVITLDDTSSNFGRTAAPTARVSDSAGNVLYEYVIDGLSSESIVIALEVYRRQGAWKIRAVGQGYAGGFAALVTDHGVSVDDAPAPAAQAAPPQPAYSPPPQQQPVYSPPPQQQPVYNQPPQQPVYNQPPQQQPSYNAPPAPPAPPVYNQPPAAPAEVSLVKGRPVSLTKGQKVTLRKEGGVALTLIQMGLGWDPIKKSGMFGSRTANVDLDASALLYADGNLVDVCYYGQLTSKDGSVRHMGDNLTGDGDGDDEVMTVDLQRVPAHVNAVIFTVTSYRGHTFEQVQNAFCRLVDSTTNSELARYTMQGGMPFTGMVMAKVYRQNGEWKLQAIGEGIQAKHAGEAAPQLGRFLMA from the coding sequence TTGTCTGTATCGCTTGCCAAAGGTCAGAACGGTCCGTTGGATGTGCCGGAGGTGATTGTGTCGGTGCAGTTGGCCGCCGCCGCTGACCTCTCCGCCCTGCTCGTGGCCGGCAACGGCAAAGTGCGCTCCGACGCGGACTTCGTCTTCTTCAACCAGCCCACCGGGCCAGGCGTGCAGTTGGTTCCCAACCCGGGTGGCATCGCATCCCTGAAGGTCTCGTTGGCCGGTGTGCCTGCGGACATCGAGCAGGTTCGTGCCGTGATCACTCTCGACGACACCTCCTCGAATTTCGGGCGTACTGCGGCGCCCACGGCTCGGGTATCGGATTCCGCCGGAAACGTGCTGTACGAGTACGTGATCGACGGGCTGTCCAGCGAGTCCATCGTCATCGCGCTCGAGGTGTACCGCCGCCAGGGTGCGTGGAAGATCCGCGCCGTCGGGCAGGGCTACGCCGGCGGATTTGCAGCATTGGTGACGGATCACGGTGTTTCCGTCGACGACGCACCAGCCCCCGCGGCCCAGGCTGCACCCCCGCAGCCGGCCTACAGCCCGCCGCCGCAGCAGCAGCCGGTGTACAGCCCGCCGCCGCAGCAGCAGCCGGTCTACAATCAGCCCCCTCAGCAGCCTGTGTACAACCAGCCGCCGCAGCAGCAGCCGTCGTACAACGCACCGCCGGCCCCGCCCGCCCCGCCGGTCTACAACCAGCCTCCCGCAGCGCCGGCCGAGGTGAGCCTGGTGAAGGGTCGCCCCGTCAGCCTGACCAAGGGACAAAAGGTCACGCTCCGCAAGGAGGGCGGCGTTGCGCTCACTCTGATCCAGATGGGGCTCGGTTGGGACCCGATCAAGAAGAGCGGCATGTTCGGTAGTCGCACGGCCAATGTCGACCTCGACGCGTCGGCGCTCCTGTACGCCGACGGCAATCTGGTCGACGTCTGCTACTACGGGCAGCTCACGTCGAAGGACGGGTCGGTGCGTCACATGGGTGACAACCTGACCGGCGACGGTGATGGTGACGACGAAGTGATGACGGTGGATCTTCAGCGCGTTCCGGCGCACGTCAATGCGGTGATCTTCACGGTCACGTCCTACCGTGGGCACACGTTCGAGCAGGTGCAGAATGCGTTCTGCCGTTTGGTCGACAGCACCACCAACTCCGAACTGGCTCGGTACACGATGCAGGGCGGAATGCCCTTCACCGGAATGGTGATGGCAAAGGTGTACCGCCAGAACGGTGAATGGAAGCTGCAGGCGATCGGTGAGGGCATCCAGGCAAAGCACGCCGGTGAAGCCGCACCACAGCTGGGCCGTTTCCTGATGGCGTAG
- a CDS encoding SGNH/GDSL hydrolase family protein, with product MINRGMRFGSIAATVVGLVLTLAGAGAAHASVPVDAGENEGIKYTALGDSRASGPRLEPMYPDGCSRSYENFAGKISRELAVEEFADVSCSAARSENIISTPQLIPTQWPVQLDAVHPDTNLITLSVGGNDSNTLIVGALCASPAPGVDRGCRNDPLTESLAQSGIDQAADSLDKTLAALTARAPQARIYMVGAGGMIGARACWPNVPFSDGDAAWFMNYYARFNTQFAAIAGRYGVHVIDIATDAVAGGHDACAAPEQRWFEGMFSESTAQRLHFTASGMTEVADRIVADLRANPIGVA from the coding sequence ATGATTAATCGTGGGATGCGGTTCGGCTCCATTGCGGCCACTGTGGTGGGACTGGTTTTGACGCTGGCGGGTGCCGGTGCCGCGCACGCGTCGGTCCCGGTGGACGCGGGGGAGAACGAGGGCATCAAGTACACCGCGCTCGGAGACTCCCGGGCGTCGGGGCCACGCTTGGAACCGATGTACCCGGACGGGTGCTCACGGTCGTACGAGAACTTCGCGGGCAAGATATCGCGCGAACTCGCAGTCGAGGAGTTCGCGGACGTGTCCTGCAGTGCTGCTCGTAGCGAGAACATCATCTCCACACCCCAACTGATTCCGACGCAGTGGCCGGTGCAATTGGACGCGGTACACCCGGACACGAATTTGATCACGCTCTCGGTCGGTGGAAACGACTCGAACACACTGATCGTGGGGGCGCTGTGCGCTTCGCCGGCCCCTGGTGTCGATCGCGGATGCCGCAACGATCCGCTCACCGAATCCTTGGCGCAGTCCGGGATCGATCAGGCTGCCGATTCGCTCGACAAGACCCTGGCTGCGCTGACGGCGCGGGCTCCGCAGGCGCGGATCTACATGGTCGGTGCAGGCGGAATGATCGGTGCCCGCGCGTGCTGGCCCAACGTTCCGTTCTCGGACGGTGACGCAGCGTGGTTCATGAACTACTACGCCCGTTTCAACACACAATTCGCCGCGATCGCCGGCCGGTACGGGGTTCACGTCATCGACATCGCCACGGACGCCGTAGCGGGTGGGCACGACGCCTGCGCTGCGCCCGAGCAGCGGTGGTTCGAGGGCATGTTCTCCGAGTCGACGGCGCAGCGACTGCATTTCACCGCCAGCGGAATGACCGAAGTTGCAGACCGGATAGTGGCAGATCTGCGAGCGAACCCCATCGGCGTGGCATAG
- a CDS encoding TerD family protein codes for MTVEFVPGQNAPLHTSVVTFRASSQTPFDVSAMVTDTQLHALSSDAFVFYNQPSTAGVQLTGDIVRVDLDRLHPDAEAVLCIVSVDPNAAAAGAFRVAGLSAQLSDESGSVLAEFDIPTAGSETAVICWELYRRNGAWKVRAVGQGYAGGLAELIGVHGVEVDDAPANPSPVPEDHVVEPVEEGRALERMWMIFEDASRSAASLISSSEYAMTRLDEELSVAVADASTRNSPAGTAARDAAQKRHDELVATARESHTRDSAQLAHELTVVDSVMPRAMASWESPVWAPGSVSESLTSSDGVRLGMLSAPDRSSLSVPYCMPLPLPRPIWVDSTSGAAAVAVVSALTLRIMAAGPMPLLDVVDLTGSYTLLTDRLSAQLAGPVIRTHQEISARLTELAQAVDLAGLARNSGQEFAMSLDAGPSTPRLLILGDFPHGYSAQDADAIMFLAEHGSMIGLSILLVGDDESSSAEESIVALAHGCRHVPAAGEIDVHDPWTGSHWVLIPDTLNPATQPQLFAAFDKL; via the coding sequence GTGACTGTGGAGTTCGTTCCTGGGCAGAATGCACCGCTGCATACATCCGTCGTGACGTTCCGTGCGTCGAGCCAGACACCGTTCGACGTGTCTGCGATGGTGACGGATACGCAGCTGCACGCCCTCTCGTCCGATGCGTTTGTCTTCTACAACCAGCCGTCGACGGCAGGCGTGCAACTGACGGGCGACATCGTCCGGGTCGATCTCGATCGTCTGCACCCCGATGCCGAGGCGGTGCTGTGCATCGTGAGCGTCGATCCGAATGCCGCGGCCGCCGGGGCCTTTCGGGTCGCCGGGTTGTCGGCGCAGCTGAGCGATGAATCCGGTTCGGTACTCGCCGAATTCGACATCCCCACCGCAGGTTCGGAAACGGCAGTCATCTGTTGGGAGCTGTACCGGCGAAACGGCGCGTGGAAGGTTCGAGCAGTCGGACAGGGTTATGCGGGTGGTCTGGCCGAACTCATCGGCGTTCACGGAGTCGAAGTCGACGACGCACCGGCAAACCCGTCTCCCGTGCCTGAAGATCACGTCGTGGAACCCGTCGAGGAGGGCCGCGCACTCGAACGTATGTGGATGATCTTCGAAGACGCATCGAGGTCTGCGGCGTCGTTGATTTCGAGTAGCGAATACGCGATGACGAGGCTGGACGAAGAACTGTCGGTAGCCGTCGCTGACGCGAGCACCCGCAATTCACCTGCCGGTACTGCAGCCCGCGACGCGGCGCAGAAGCGTCACGACGAACTGGTGGCGACGGCCCGCGAGAGCCACACGCGAGATTCCGCGCAATTGGCCCACGAGCTGACCGTCGTGGATTCGGTGATGCCGCGGGCGATGGCGTCCTGGGAATCACCGGTATGGGCCCCGGGTTCGGTGAGCGAATCTTTGACGTCGAGTGACGGTGTGCGACTTGGCATGTTGTCCGCGCCTGACCGAAGTTCGCTGAGCGTGCCCTATTGCATGCCGCTCCCGCTGCCACGTCCGATCTGGGTGGACAGCACGTCCGGGGCGGCTGCGGTTGCTGTGGTCAGTGCGTTGACGCTACGAATCATGGCTGCGGGGCCGATGCCATTGCTTGACGTCGTCGATCTGACCGGGTCGTACACATTGCTGACGGATCGTTTGTCCGCGCAGTTGGCCGGGCCGGTGATTCGCACACATCAGGAGATTTCGGCGCGGTTGACGGAGTTGGCCCAAGCTGTGGATCTGGCGGGGCTGGCAAGAAACAGCGGCCAGGAATTCGCGATGTCACTCGACGCCGGCCCGAGTACTCCACGACTACTGATACTCGGCGACTTTCCGCACGGGTATTCGGCGCAGGACGCCGACGCGATCATGTTTCTCGCCGAGCACGGATCGATGATCGGATTGTCGATACTGCTTGTCGGAGATGACGAGTCGAGTTCGGCCGAGGAGAGCATCGTGGCCTTGGCACACGGATGCCGTCACGTCCCGGCGGCCGGTGAGATCGACGTGCACGATCCGTGGACGGGCTCGCACTGGGTCTTGATTCCGGACACACTGAACCCGGCCACACAACCGCAACTCTTTGCCGCATTCGACAAACTCTGA
- a CDS encoding tellurite resistance TerB family protein: MAFWDQLKAKAQEMNGQLKTKTSQFQNKEFKNASMAMCALIAAADGSIDPSERQKTSALIMSNESLAVFPPAELSQQFDWYCSKLTSDFEFGKLEATAAISKLKSKQDQARAVIQIGIIIGGADGNFDQHERGVVRDMCFAVGIAPSEFDL, from the coding sequence ATGGCATTCTGGGATCAGCTGAAGGCTAAGGCTCAGGAAATGAACGGCCAGCTCAAGACCAAGACGAGCCAGTTCCAGAACAAGGAGTTCAAGAACGCAAGTATGGCGATGTGCGCGTTGATCGCGGCCGCAGACGGCTCGATCGACCCGTCGGAGCGTCAGAAGACGTCGGCGTTGATCATGAGCAACGAGTCGCTGGCGGTCTTCCCTCCGGCCGAGTTGAGCCAGCAGTTCGATTGGTACTGCAGCAAGCTCACGTCGGACTTCGAGTTCGGAAAGCTCGAGGCCACCGCGGCAATTTCCAAGCTCAAGTCCAAGCAGGATCAGGCTCGCGCGGTAATTCAGATCGGCATCATCATCGGCGGCGCCGACGGCAACTTCGATCAGCATGAGCGCGGCGTAGTGCGGGACATGTGTTTTGCGGTGGGAATCGCTCCCTCTGAGTTCGATCTCTGA
- a CDS encoding 2-oxo-4-hydroxy-4-carboxy-5-ureidoimidazoline decarboxylase → MLLHQSIGLERFNELPRPKAIHALYECCCSMTWAGWVSDGRPFASYAEILARAEDALLNLSEADVENSLHCHPPVGVRAQSVPSHLEQCAIWDSDESLMATIRRAGEEYELIFGFRYIWCSHGHDAEDLLENIRVRLTNPVSVERKICVDELAKITCTRIERMLGPEDGYPEY, encoded by the coding sequence ATGCTGCTACATCAGTCGATCGGGTTGGAACGCTTCAACGAACTGCCCCGCCCGAAGGCAATCCATGCGCTGTACGAATGCTGCTGCTCGATGACGTGGGCGGGATGGGTCAGCGACGGTCGCCCGTTTGCCAGTTACGCGGAGATCCTGGCGCGAGCCGAGGACGCACTGCTGAACTTGTCCGAAGCCGATGTCGAGAATTCCCTGCATTGCCATCCACCCGTCGGCGTTCGCGCTCAAAGTGTGCCGTCCCACCTCGAACAATGCGCGATCTGGGATTCGGACGAGTCGTTGATGGCAACCATTCGCCGAGCCGGTGAGGAATACGAGCTTATCTTCGGGTTCCGGTACATCTGGTGCTCGCACGGACACGATGCCGAGGATCTACTCGAGAATATCCGCGTCCGTCTGACCAATCCGGTATCCGTGGAACGCAAGATCTGCGTCGACGAGTTGGCAAAGATCACATGCACCCGGATCGAGCGCATGCTCGGCCCCGAGGACGGCTACCCGGAGTACTGA